A DNA window from Danio aesculapii chromosome 14, fDanAes4.1, whole genome shotgun sequence contains the following coding sequences:
- the LOC130241201 gene encoding protocadherin Fat 4-like → MEAGRQRRTREYWWMIICFCFILCFGQQLSAQIRYSIPEEVKEGFVVGNIAKDLGLDVSSLMDRRFRIVSGSDDSHFVVNPNNGVLRVQRKIDREELCDGIGACLINLKIVVENPLEIHYIAVEITDVNDHSPTFTEKEKRLEISENTLAGTRFQLQAARDPDNGVNSVRLYKLSQNEHFELEIRDRAEDKLPFLVLQKPLDRENKAEHYLILTAIDGGSPQRSGTLNITVIVLDVNDNRPLFSHDVYSSTLHENVQVGTLVLKVMASDSDFGPNGEVSYSFGGDNSDNIFHIFSLDRLTGEIRVTGEVDFEKNNVYKLDIQAVDSGQPPLNTDCRVIIKILDLNDNKPTIEVTSLSNVVSEDSKPGTLISLISVTDRDTGINGRVVCSLSEHVPFELKPSVQENMFSLVTKGKLDRETLSHFEITITATDLGQPPLSSYKTLSVQVSDVNDNPPEFSLNPVELYMIENNAAGAPILTLSAFDKDLNENAIISYQVIKGNGTQSDMTSFLNVNSETGVVYALKSFDFETVKNFQFHVLATDSGSPSLSSNVTVNVFILDQNDNVPVILYPVSANGSAEGVEEIPRNVNAGHLVTKVRAYDADIGYNGWLLFSLQEVSEHSLFALDRYTGQIRTLRSFTETDEAQHKLLILVKDNGNVSLSATATVIVKVVEPKEAFAASDDKKAVKDEEENNVTFYLIITLGSVSVLFVISIIVLIVMQCSKSTDYSSKYLQDANYDGTLCHSIQYRSGDKRYMLVGPRMSIGSTIAPGSNRNTLVIPDRRRRDSGEVRMADSFQLHSLIYHLQFEILQLSIFAMEVGGQWPCWRITLSLLLCFGNVVSAQIKYIVPEEVKEGSVVGNIAKDLSLDISTLAHRRFRIVSGPDEPLFQVNQNNGEMHVNKRIDREKLCDANIVCSISLKCVVEDPLEVHYIEVEITDVNDNPPIFPRSEQQFEIAEHTLLGTRFQVQSARDPDLGINSVRHYKLSQNELFDIDVRERHETKIPFLVLKKALDRERQSKHILTLTATDGGSPPKSGTLKISVIVLDINDNRPIFGRDSYSATVLENAPLGTVVITINATDLDDGMNGEIEYSLGENLDGKMHDLFTLNKKTGELQVKGKIDFEEAGVFKLDVQASDKGQPPLIAEAELNIKVTDINDNAPEIEITSLSSVISENANPGTAIALISVSDKDSGVNGKIICTLTENMPFELKPSFKENMYSLVTKGSLDREATSLYEITVTALDLGKPPLSSCKVLNIQVSDVNDNPPEFTQNSFELYLSENNVLGASIFSVSAFDKDLNENAAIAYNLHQGDLTFLNINSETGVIYALKSFDYETTKTFHFQVFAADSGSPSLSSNVTVNVFILDQNDNVPVILYPVSANGSAEGVEEIPRNVNAGHLVTKVRAYDADIGYNGWLLFSLQEVSEHSLFALDRYTGQIRTLRSFTETDEAQHKLLILVKDNGNVSLSATATVIVKVVEPKEAFAAPDDKKAVKDEEENNVTFYLIITLGSVSVLFVISIIVLIVMQCSKSTDYSSKYLQDANYDGTLCHSIQYRSGDKRYMLVGPRMSIGSTIAPGSNRNTLVIPDRRRRDSGEVRKADSFQLHSLICK, encoded by the exons ATGGAAGCTGGAAGACAAAGGCGCACACGGGAGTACTGGTGGATGATCATCTGTTTCTGTTTTATTCTTTGCTTCGGGCAGCAGCTTTCAGCTCAAATAAGATACTCAATTCCAGAGGAAGTAAAAGAGGGATTTGTTGTAGGAAATATTGCAAAGGACCTGGGACTTGATGTGAGCAGTTTGATGGACAGACGGTTTCGTATCGTTTCAGGATCGGATGATTCGCATTTCGTGGTAAATCCGAACAATGGTGTCCTGCGTGTTCAAAGAAAAATCGACAGAGAGGAGCTGTGTGATGGTATCGGAGCATGCTTGATTAATCTAAAAATAGTGGTGGAAAATCCACTTGAGATTCATTATATTGCTGTTGAAATAACTGATGTTAATGATCACTCGCCAACAttcacagaaaaagaaaagcgttTAGAAATCTCCGAAAACACTCTTGCAGGGACGCGTTTTCAGCTGCAAGCTGCGCGTGACCCTGATAATGGAGTGAATTCTGTGCGCTTGTATAAATTAAGTCAAAACGAGCATTTTGAGTTAGAAATAAGAGACCGGGCAGAGGACAAACTGCCTTTTCTGGTTTTACAAAAGCCTCTTGATCGGGAGAATAAAGCtgaacattatttaatattaacagcAATAGATGGTGGCAGTCCGCAAAGATCAGGAACGCTGAACATAACAGTAATTGTGCTTGACGTAAATGACAACCGTCCTTTGTTTAGCCATGATGTGTATTCTTCAACACTGCATGAAAACGTGCAAGTTGGAACATTAGTACTGAAAGTTATGGCAAGCGATTCTGATTTCGGCCCTAATGGTGAAGTGTCGTACTCATTTGGGGGTGACAACAGCGACAACATATTTCACATCTTTAGCTTGGATCGATTAACTGGGGAAATACGAGTAACTGGAGAGGTTGACTTTGAAAAGAACAATGTTTATAAACTGGATATACAGGCAGTTGACAGTGGACAGCCGCCTTTAAACACAGATTGTAgagtaattataaaaatacttgACTTAAATGATAATAAGCCTACTATTGAAGTGACGTCACTATCAAACGTCGTGTCTGAGGATTCCAAGCCAGGTACTCTAATCTCACTCATTAGCGTTACTGATAGAGACACTGGTATTAACGGGAGAGTTGTGTGTTCTCTCTCAGAGCATGTTCCATTTGAATTAAAACCATCAGTTCAGGAAAACATGTTCTCTTTAGTGACTAAAGGGAAACTGGATCGTGAAACTTTATCACATTTTGAAATTACAATAACAGCTACAGACTTGGGTCAGCCTCCGCTGTCCTCTTATAAGACTCTGAGCGTGCAGGTGTCAGATGTCAATGATAACCCACCTGAATTCAGTCTAAATCCAGTCGAATTATATATGATTGAAAACAATGCTGCAGGAGCGCCCATTCTCACGCTCAGTGCTTTTGATAAAGATCTAAATGAAAATGCTATCATTTCATACCAGGTTATTAAAGGGAATGGGACACAAAGTGATATGACATCTTTCCTAAATGTCAATTCTGAGACAGGCGTAGTTTACGCACTTAAAAGTTTTGACTTTGAAACAGTAAAAAACTTCCAGTTCCACGTGCTCGCCACAGACTCTGGAAGTCCATCTCTGAGCAGTAACGTGACAGTGAACGTGTTTATTCTGGATCAGAACGACAACGTTCCAGTGATCTTATATCCAGTCAGCGCTAACGGTTCTGCTGAGGGTGTGGAAGAGATTCCCCGTAATGTGAACGCAGGTCATTTGGTGACTAAAGTCAGAGCCTATGACGCAGATATAGGATACAACGGCTGGTTATTATTCTCACTGCAGGAAGTTAGTGAGCACAGTCTCTTTGCTTTGGACCGCTATACAGGACAGATAAGGACCCTTCGCTCATTCACAGAAACAGACGAGGCCCAGCATAAACTGCTCATACTGGTCAAAGACAATGGGAACGTTTCCCTCTCAGCAACAGCGACTGTGATTGTCAAAGTTGTGGAGCCCAAAGAGGCTTTTGCAGCTTCTGATGATAAAAAGGCAGTAAAAGACGAGGAGGAAAACAACGTCACATTTTATTTGATCATCACTTTGGGCTCGGTTTCAGTGCTTTTCGTCATCAGCATCATCgtgttgattgtaatgcagtgcTCCAAATCTACAGACTATTCGTCCAAGTATTTACAGGACGCAAATTATGACGGGACTCTGTGTCACAGCATCCAGTACAGATCTGGAGACAAACGCTACATGTTAGTTGGACCCAGAATGAGTATCGGCTCTACTATAGCACCAGGCAGTAATAGGAATACTCTAGTCATACCAGATCGCAGGAGGAGGGATTCTGGAGAGGTAAGAATGGCTGATTCATTTCAATTGCATTCTTTGATAT ATCATTTGCAATTTGAAATCCTTCAACTATCTATATTTGCAATGGAAGTCGGAGGACAATGGCCGTGCTGGCGGATTACTCTTTCTTTGCTGTTGTGCTTCGGAAATGTGGTAAGCGCACAGATAAAATACATTGTACCCGAAGAGGTGAAGGAAGGATCTGTTGTGGGGAATATCGCAAAGGATTTAAGCCTTGATATCAGTACTTTGGCACACCGACGTTTTCGTATTGTTTCTGGACCTGATGAGCCGCTTTTTCAGGTAAACCAGAACAATGGAGAGATGCATGTCAATAAGAGAATCGACAGAGAGAAGCTATGTGATGCAAACATTGTTTGTTCGATAAGTCTGAAATGCGTCGTTGAAGATCCTTTAGAAGTGCATTACATAGAGGTTGAAATAACAGATGTAAATGACAACCCACCAATTTTCCCGAGATCTGAGCAGCAATTTGAAATAGCCGAGCATACGCTTTTGGGAACCCGTTTCCAAGTACAATCTGCCAGAGACCCTGACTTGGGAATAAATTCGGTCCGACATTATAAATTAAGTCAGAATGAGCTGTTTGATATTGACGTTCGGGAAAGACATGAAACTAAAATACCATTTTTAGTCTTAAAAAAAGCGTTGGACAGAGAACGACAAAGCAAACATATACTCACTCTGACAGCCACGGATGGTGGAAGTCCGCCGAAATCAGGGACTCTGAAAATCTCTGTCATTGTTTTGGATATAAATGATAATCGCCCTATCTTCGGTCGAGACTCATATTCTGCAACAGTTTTGGAAAATGCACCTCTCGGCACTGTTGTAATTACTATAAACGCAACTGATTTAGATGATGGGATGAATGGCGAAATCGAGTACTCCTTAGGCGAAAATTTGGATGGAAAAATGCACGACTTATTTACGCTTAACAAGAAGACAGGTGAATTACAAGTTAAAGGGAAAATAGACTTTGAGGAAGCGGGTGTGTTTAAACTAGACGTGCAGGCATCAGATAAAGGCCAGCCTCCTCTTATAGCTGAAGCCGAACTCAACATTAAAGTCACAGATATTAATGATAACGCTCCTGAAATTGAGATAACATCCCTTTCTAGTGTTATATCGGAAAATGCAAATCCTGGAACCGCTATAGCTTTAATCAGCGTTTCAGACAAGGACTCTGGTGTTAATGGGAAAATAATTTGTACATTAACTGAAAACATGCCATTTGAGCTGAAACCATCCTTTAAGGAGAACATGTATTCACTAGTGACAAAAGGTAGTTTAGATAGAGAAGCAACGTCACTGTATGAAATCACTGTAACAGCCCTTGATTTAGGAAAGCCACCTTTGTCTTCttgtaaagtattaaatatacAGGTCTCTGATGTAAATGATAACCCGCCAGAGTTTACCCAAAATTCATTTGAGCTTTATTTGTCTGAAAACAATGTCCTTGGTGCTTCTATATTTTCTGTTTCTGCCTTTGATAAAGACTTAAATGAAAATGCTGCGATTGCTTATAATCTGCATCAAGGTGATCTGACATTCCTGAATATTAATTCAGAAACGGGAGTTATATATGCACTGAAAAGTTTTGATTATGAAACCACCAAGACATTTCACTTCCAAGTTTTTGCTGCAGACTCTGGAAGTCCATCTCTGAGCAGTAACGTGACAGTGAACGTGTTTATTCTGGATCAGAACGACAACGTTCCAGTGATCTTATATCCAGTCAGCGCTAACGGTTCTGCTGAGGGTGTGGAAGAGATTCCCCGTAATGTGAACGCAGGTCATTTGGTGACTAAAGTCAGAGCCTATGACGCAGATATAGGATACAACGGCTGGTTATTATTCTCACTGCAGGAAGTTAGTGAGCACAGTCTCTTTGCTTTGGACCGCTATACAGGACAGATAAGGACCCTTCGCTCATTCACAGAAACAGACGAGGCCCAGCATAAACTGCTCATACTGGTCAAAGACAATGGGAACGTTTCCCTCTCAGCAACAGCGACTGTGATTGTCAAAGTTGTGGAGCCCAAAGAGGCTTTTGCAGCTCCTGATGATAAAAAGGCAGTAAAAGACGAGGAGGAAAACAACGTCACATTTTATTTGATCATCACTTTGGGCTCGGTTTCAGTGCTTTTCGTCATCAGCATCATCgtgttgattgtaatgcagtgcTCCAAATCTACAGACTATTCGTCCAAGTATTTACAGGACGCAAATTATGACGGGACTCTGTGTCACAGCATCCAGTACAGATCTGGAGACAAACGCTACATGTTAGTTGGACCCAGAATGAGTATCGGCTCTACTATAGCACCAGGCAGTAATAGGAATACTCTAGTCATACCAGATCGCAGGAGGAGAGATTCTGGAGAGGTAAGAAAGGCTGATTCATTTCAATTACATTCTTTGATATGTAAATGA
- the LOC130241202 gene encoding protocadherin alpha-8 — MDAGEQRRRWEYWWISLLFYLLICLGQRVSAQIRYSIPEEVKEGTIVGNIAKDLGLDVSTLLDRRFRIVSGSNDALFQVNQNNGILYVGKHIDREALCDENTACLISLKTVVENPLEIHYVEVEITDVNDHAPSFANKDVLLEIAESTTPGEDFQMQEAYDPDSGVNSVRFYKLSQTEYFEIELRENGGEKKVPVLKLRKSLDRERQVIHSLIVTAVDGGNPPRSGSTVINVTVLDDNDNRPKFSQELYSVSLKENAPVGTLVIKLNATDLDEGQNGEIVYSFVKNIERYIYDTFDLDNTGEIKVKGSLDFEKNNVYRIAVMASDKGQPPKTSNCRIIIKVIDENDNAPEIEVTSLSDVVPEDSKPGAVISLVSITDKDSGVNGKVVCRISDNVPFELKPSFKENMYSLVTNAKLDRELMSYYDVTITATDLGQPPLSSIKTLKVQISDVNDNVPEFLHNPLELYLMENNVPGASIYSVSAFDKDLNENAAITYQIIREEGTRSHMSSFLNVNADNGHIHALKSFDFETVKTFQFHVLATDSGSPSLSSNVTVNVFILDQNDNVPVILYPVSANSSAEGVEEIPRNVNAGHLVTKVRAYDADIGYNGWLLFSLQEVSEHSLFALDRYTGQIRTLRSFTETDEALHKLLILVKDNGNVSLSATATVIVKVVEPKEAFAAPDFKNAVKDEEENNVTFYLIITLGSVSVLFVISIIVLIVMQCSKSTDYSSKYLQDANYDGTLCHSIQYRSGDKRYMLVGPRMSIGSTIAPGSNRNTLVIPDRRRRDSGEALYWHWN; from the exons ATGGATGCTGGAGAACAAAGACGTAGATGGGAGTACTGGTGGATTTCTCTGCTTTTCTATTTGCTTATATGCCTCGGACAGCGGGTTTCAGCTCAGATAAGATACTCTATTCCGGAGGAGGTAAAAGAGGGAACGATTGTTGGAAATATTGCAAAGGATTTAGGTCTTGATGTCAGTACATTGTTGGACAGACGGTTCCGTATTGTCTCTGGATCAAATGACGCCCTTTTTCAGGTAAATCAGAACAATGGCATATTATATGTGGGGAAGCATATCGACAGAGAGGCGCTGTGCGACGAAAATACTGCTTGCTTGATAAGCCTGAAAACTGTTGTTGAAAATCCTCTTGAAATCCATTATGTAGAAGTAGAAATTACCGATGTGAACGACCATGCACCCAGTTTTGCTAATAAAGACGTCTTGTTAGAAATTGCAGAATCAACCACACCTGGGGAGGACTTTCAGATGCAGGAAGCATATGATCCAGATTCGGGAGTAAATTCGGTTCGTTTTTATAAACTGAGCCAGACTGAGTATTTTGAAATAGAGCTTCGCGAAAATGGAGGAGAGAAAAAAGTCCCCGTCTTAAAACTACGCAAATCACTCGATCGGGAGCGTCAGGTTATTCACAGTCTGATAGTGACTGCTGTGGACGGTGGAAATCCACCACGATCTGGAAGCACTGTTATTAACGTCACAGTGCTGGATGATAATGATAACAGGCCGAAATTCAGCCAGGAACTCTATTCTGTCTCATTGAAAGAAAACGCTCCTGTTGGTACTCTTGTGATTAAACTGAATGCCACTGATTTAGATGAAGGTCAGAATGGCGAAATTGTATATTCATTCGTAAAGAATATTGAAAGATATATTTATGACACTTTTGATTTGGATAACACTGGGGAGATTAAAGTGAAGGGGAGTTTAGATTTTgagaaaaataatgtttatagAATCGCTGTTATGGCGTCAGATAAAGGCCAACCACCTAAGACAAGCAATTGCAGAATTATCATTAAAGTCATTGACGAAAATGATAATGCACCAGAGATAGAGGTTACCTCTCTGTCTGATGTAGTTCCCGAAGATTCAAAGCCAGGGGCCGTCATTTCACTCGTTAGCATTACTGATAAAGATTCAGGAGTAAATGGCAAAGTTGTGTGTAGAATATCTGACAACGTGCCTTTTGAACTGAAGCCTTCATTTAAAGAGAACATGTACTCTCTTGTGACGAATGCAAAGTTAGATAGAGAGCTCATGTCTTATTATGATGTCACTATAACAGCCACAGATCTCGGTCAGCCCCCTCTGTCATCAATCAAAACTCTGAAAGTGCAGATATCAGACGTGAACGATAATGTTCCAGAATTTCTTCATAATCCATTAGAGCTGTATTTAATGGAAAATAATGTTCCAGGAGCATCTATATATTCTGTTAGCGCCTTTGATAAGGACTTGAACGAAAACGCTGCGATAACCTATCAAATAATTAGAGAAGAGGGAACAAGAAGTCATATGTCGTCCTTCCTtaatgtaaatgcagacaatgGACACATCCATGCGCTGAAAAGTTTTGATTTTGAAACAGTAAAAACCTTCCAGTTCCACGTGCTCGCCACAGACTCTGGTAGTCCATCTCTGAGCAGTAACGTGACAGTGAACGTGTTTATTCTGGATCAGAACGACAACGTTCCAGTGATCTTATATCCAGTCAGCGCTAACAGTTCTGCTGAGGGTGTGGAAGAGATTCCCCGTAATGTGAACGCAGGTCATTTGGTGACTAAAGTCAGAGCCTATGATGCAGATATAGGATACAACGGCTGGTTATTATTCTCACTGCAGGAAGTTAGTGAGCACAGTCTCTTTGCTTTGGACCGCTATACAGGACAGATAAGGACCCTTCGCTCATTCACAGAAACAGACGAGGCCCTGCATAAACTGCTCATACTGGTCAAAGACAATGGGAACGTTTCACTCTCAGCAACAGCGACTGTGATTGTCAAAGTTGTGGAGCCCAAAGAGGCTTTTGCAGCTCCTGATTTTAAAAACGCAGTAAAAGACGAGGAGGAAAACAACGTCACATTTTATTTGATCATCACTTTGGGCTCGGTTTCAGTGCTTTTCGTCATCAGCATCATCgtgttgattgtaatgcagtgcTCCAAATCTACAGACTATTCGTCTAAGTATTTACAGGACGCAAATTATGACGGGACTCTGTGTCACAGCATCCAGTACAGATCTGGAGACAAACGCTACATGTTAGTTGGACCCAGAATGAGTATCGGCTCTACTATAGCACCAGGCAGTAATAGGAATACTCTAGTCATACCAGATCGCAGGAGGAGGGATTCTGGAGAG GCCTTGTATTGGCATTGGAATTAA